One Microbacterium sp. zg-B96 genomic region harbors:
- the secF gene encoding protein translocase subunit SecF — MRTMSSVGNDLYTGKTSFPFVGKRRVWFILAAILVIGSALVPLLRPIQFSIEFTGGSQFTVSNVAETDQALATEAVQSVVPDATTKVTTIGGEAIRVQTDQMTDAETFDVSAALAQAYGVDAAEVTSSFIGPSWGADVTRQSLWGLAIFLALTFLILALYFRTWKMSAAAIIGLVDVLIITVGVYALCGFEISPAAVIGFLTILSYALYDTTVVFDKIRENTLEDGEMSGRLFGESVNLAVNQTLVRSINTTIVAILPTGAILFIGALWLGAQTLTDISLSIFVGTIVAAYSTLFVAAPLYSLLRESEPAIKERDARTRAARALALGEE, encoded by the coding sequence ATGCGCACCATGAGCAGCGTCGGCAACGACCTCTACACCGGCAAGACCTCGTTCCCGTTCGTTGGCAAGCGTCGCGTGTGGTTCATCCTCGCGGCCATCCTGGTGATCGGTTCGGCCCTGGTGCCGCTGCTGCGCCCCATCCAGTTCTCGATCGAGTTCACCGGCGGCTCGCAGTTCACCGTCTCCAACGTCGCCGAGACCGACCAGGCGCTGGCAACCGAAGCAGTGCAGTCGGTCGTCCCCGACGCCACGACGAAGGTCACGACCATCGGCGGCGAAGCGATCCGCGTGCAGACCGACCAGATGACGGATGCCGAGACGTTCGATGTCTCCGCCGCCCTCGCGCAGGCCTACGGCGTCGATGCGGCCGAGGTGACTTCCTCGTTCATCGGTCCCAGCTGGGGCGCCGATGTCACCCGTCAGTCGCTGTGGGGCCTGGCGATCTTCCTCGCGCTGACCTTCCTGATCCTCGCGCTGTACTTCCGCACCTGGAAGATGTCGGCCGCGGCCATCATCGGCCTGGTCGACGTGCTGATCATCACGGTGGGCGTCTACGCCCTCTGCGGGTTCGAGATCTCCCCGGCGGCGGTGATCGGGTTCCTCACGATCCTCTCCTACGCGCTGTACGACACGACGGTGGTGTTCGACAAGATCAGGGAGAACACGCTGGAGGACGGCGAGATGTCCGGGCGCCTCTTCGGCGAATCGGTCAACCTCGCGGTGAACCAGACCCTGGTGCGCTCGATCAACACCACGATCGTGGCGATCCTCCCCACCGGCGCGATCCTGTTCATCGGTGCGCTGTGGCTCGGTGCGCAGACCCTCACCGACATCTCGCTGTCGATCTTCGTCGGCACGATCGTCGCGGCATACTCCACCCTGTTCGTCGCTGCACCGCTTTACTCGCTGCTGCGCGAGAGCGAGCCGGCGATCAAGGAACGCGATGCCCGGACGCGCGCAGCGCGTGCCCTCGCTCTCGGCGAAGAGTGA
- the ruvB gene encoding Holliday junction branch migration DNA helicase RuvB, which produces MDDVIDPAEPQDDIELAVEGALRPASLAEFVGQQKVRGQLQLLLEAARIQQRPADHILLSGPPGLGKTTLAMIVAHESERPLRLSSGPAIQHAGDMAALLSSLTPGEVLFIDEIHRMARSAEEMLYLAMEDFRIDIMVGKGAGATSIPLELAPFTLVGATTRSGMLPNPLRDRFGFTAHLEYYEPEELERVIERSAMVLGLGLPQQARSEIARRSRGTPRIANRLLRRVRDYVIVHGESGRTSAADGGPAATHADVQAALELYDVDPIGLDRLDRAVLDAVVRRFRGGPVGLSTLAVTVGEEAETIESVVEPYLVRIGFMGRTPRGRIATPEAYAHLRVPHADGVLRVDDL; this is translated from the coding sequence GTGGATGACGTGATCGACCCCGCCGAGCCGCAGGACGACATCGAACTCGCCGTCGAGGGCGCGCTGCGTCCGGCGTCACTGGCCGAGTTCGTCGGCCAGCAGAAGGTGCGCGGCCAGCTGCAGCTGCTGCTGGAAGCCGCGCGCATCCAGCAGCGCCCCGCCGACCACATCCTGCTTTCCGGGCCGCCGGGGCTCGGCAAAACGACGCTGGCGATGATCGTCGCGCACGAGAGCGAACGGCCGCTGCGGCTGTCGTCGGGTCCTGCCATCCAGCACGCCGGCGACATGGCGGCGCTGCTGTCGAGCCTCACACCAGGCGAAGTGCTGTTCATCGACGAGATCCACCGCATGGCCCGCTCCGCCGAAGAGATGCTGTACCTCGCGATGGAGGACTTCCGCATCGACATCATGGTGGGAAAGGGCGCCGGCGCCACCAGCATCCCGCTGGAGCTGGCGCCGTTCACCCTCGTGGGGGCGACCACCCGCTCCGGCATGCTTCCCAACCCGCTGCGCGACCGCTTCGGCTTCACCGCCCATCTGGAGTACTACGAGCCCGAAGAGCTGGAGCGGGTCATCGAGCGCTCCGCGATGGTGCTGGGCCTGGGGCTGCCGCAGCAGGCGCGTTCCGAGATCGCCCGCCGTTCGCGCGGCACCCCCCGCATCGCCAACCGGCTGCTGCGCCGCGTGCGGGACTACGTGATCGTGCACGGCGAGTCGGGTCGCACCAGCGCCGCCGACGGGGGACCGGCTGCCACCCACGCCGATGTCCAGGCGGCGCTGGAGCTGTACGACGTCGACCCGATCGGTCTGGATCGACTGGACCGCGCGGTGCTCGACGCCGTCGTGCGACGGTTCCGCGGTGGACCGGTGGGGCTGAGCACACTGGCGGTCACCGTCGGTGAAGAAGCTGAGACCATCGAGTCGGTCGTGGAGCCGTATCTCGTGCGTATCGGATTCATGGGACGCACCCCGCGTGGTCGCATCGCGACGCCCGAGGCATACGCGCATCTTCGTGTGCCGCACGCCGACGGGGTGCTGCGCGTCGATGACCTATAA
- the ruvC gene encoding crossover junction endodeoxyribonuclease RuvC: MASSGILRVLGVDPGLTRCGVGVVDVARNRSATLVHVGVVRTEPSMPIEQRLAAIAAGLRAVMDEHLPDVVAVERVFAQQNRSTVMGTAQASGIALLLAGERGLPAATHTPSEVKAAVTGYGSADKLQVQTMVARVLRLDALPQPADAADALALALCHAWRGGASSGGGTPAAALTPAQRAWADAARLAKR; encoded by the coding sequence GTGGCATCCTCCGGCATCCTCCGCGTGCTCGGCGTCGACCCCGGCCTGACCCGCTGCGGCGTCGGTGTCGTCGACGTGGCGCGCAACCGCTCCGCGACGCTCGTGCACGTGGGCGTCGTGCGCACCGAGCCGTCGATGCCGATCGAGCAGCGCCTCGCGGCGATCGCGGCGGGGCTGCGCGCCGTCATGGACGAGCACCTGCCCGATGTCGTCGCTGTGGAGCGCGTCTTCGCGCAGCAGAACCGCAGCACCGTCATGGGCACTGCGCAGGCCAGCGGCATCGCGCTGCTGCTGGCGGGGGAGCGGGGCCTGCCCGCCGCCACCCATACGCCCTCCGAGGTGAAGGCAGCCGTCACCGGCTACGGCTCCGCCGACAAGCTGCAGGTGCAGACGATGGTCGCCCGCGTCCTGCGGCTGGACGCGCTGCCGCAGCCCGCCGACGCCGCCGACGCCCTCGCGCTGGCGCTGTGTCACGCGTGGCGAGGTGGGGCATCGTCCGGCGGCGGCACACCGGCGGCTGCGCTCACCCCGGCGCAGCGTGCCTGGGCGGATGCCGCACGCCTCGCGAAGCGGTGA
- a CDS encoding preprotein translocase subunit YajC yields MDFAVFFAEYGLIILLGLLLVFMFWSSRRRMQKQKAEQEAKAQQTVPGAEVLLQGGLYGTIVAYDPENLDQPAIVEIAPGVDIKVHSQAILRVIDPADGVVTEDEFAVAEADEAEYIADVADGEITSIDDDRKRASGESTDTDPGTKPQA; encoded by the coding sequence ATGGACTTCGCTGTCTTCTTCGCCGAGTACGGCCTCATCATCCTCCTCGGCCTGCTGCTGGTCTTCATGTTCTGGAGCTCGCGTCGCCGCATGCAGAAGCAGAAGGCGGAGCAGGAGGCCAAGGCCCAGCAGACCGTCCCCGGTGCCGAGGTGCTGCTGCAGGGCGGCCTGTACGGCACGATCGTCGCGTACGACCCCGAGAACCTCGACCAGCCCGCGATCGTCGAGATCGCCCCCGGCGTCGACATCAAGGTCCACAGCCAGGCCATCCTGCGGGTCATCGATCCTGCCGACGGCGTCGTCACCGAAGACGAGTTCGCCGTAGCCGAGGCTGACGAGGCCGAGTACATCGCCGATGTCGCCGACGGCGAGATCACTTCGATCGACGACGACCGCAAGCGCGCTTCGGGTGAGTCGACCGACACCGACCCGGGCACCAAGCCCCAGGCCTGA
- the ruvA gene encoding Holliday junction branch migration protein RuvA, translating into MISSARGRVLHLDSDTVIVDVGGVGFSIAVTPQLSRGFHVGDEIVLHTHLVVREDALALFGFQSRDELAVFLQLISVSGVGPKSALGVLAALTVSQIAQAVADEDDAPFRRVSGIGPKTAKLIVVQLAGKLQDIALAAGATAAPGAGTPHEKVLAQVVAALVGLGWSERIAAEAAGPVADAASDGDRTNVSTLLRLTLAHLGPARKEPAGG; encoded by the coding sequence ATGATCTCCTCCGCCCGCGGCCGCGTGCTGCACCTCGATTCCGACACCGTCATCGTCGACGTCGGCGGCGTCGGCTTCTCCATCGCGGTGACCCCGCAGCTGTCCCGCGGATTCCATGTGGGTGACGAGATCGTGTTGCACACGCACCTGGTGGTGCGCGAAGACGCGCTGGCGCTGTTCGGGTTCCAGTCCCGCGACGAGCTCGCCGTCTTCCTGCAGCTGATCAGCGTCTCCGGCGTCGGGCCGAAGTCGGCGCTGGGTGTGCTCGCCGCCCTCACCGTGTCCCAGATCGCCCAGGCCGTCGCCGACGAGGACGATGCGCCGTTCCGCCGGGTGTCGGGCATCGGGCCGAAGACCGCGAAGCTCATCGTGGTGCAGCTGGCAGGCAAGCTGCAGGACATCGCCCTCGCGGCGGGAGCCACAGCCGCCCCGGGTGCCGGCACGCCGCACGAGAAGGTGCTCGCCCAGGTGGTGGCCGCCCTCGTCGGTCTCGGCTGGAGCGAGCGGATCGCGGCGGAAGCCGCCGGCCCCGTCGCCGATGCGGCCTCCGATGGCGACCGCACCAATGTCTCCACCCTGCTGCGGCTGACTCTCGCCCACCTGGGTCCCGCCCGCAAGGAGCCTGCCGGTGGATGA
- a CDS encoding type IV toxin-antitoxin system AbiEi family antitoxin — protein sequence MASPFLYFPGGPLSAAELAAARLDGDVVEVGEGYMPADAVETYELRAGSLAPLVGDALAATHLSAAWVHGALDEPPTRHAVQRITVRRLSQVIDLRVRYRDLRLPPEDVTVICGVAVTTPARTLADLVRSRDDADRAGALRMISHRPALIDAALAWLALSGPVHDKRPAAQFLRERREDANVGCPMVRTR from the coding sequence ATGGCGTCGCCGTTCCTCTACTTCCCCGGTGGGCCGCTGTCGGCTGCCGAACTGGCGGCGGCGCGCCTGGACGGCGACGTCGTGGAAGTCGGCGAGGGCTACATGCCCGCCGATGCCGTCGAGACCTACGAACTGCGTGCCGGTTCGCTCGCCCCGCTGGTGGGCGACGCTCTCGCCGCGACCCACCTCAGCGCGGCCTGGGTGCACGGTGCACTGGACGAGCCGCCGACCCGCCACGCCGTGCAGCGCATCACGGTGCGTCGCCTGTCGCAGGTGATCGATCTGCGGGTGCGTTACCGTGACCTGCGGCTGCCGCCCGAGGACGTCACGGTCATCTGCGGCGTCGCCGTCACCACTCCCGCGCGCACGCTGGCCGACCTCGTCCGCTCCCGCGACGACGCCGACCGTGCCGGAGCGCTGCGCATGATCTCCCATCGACCCGCCCTCATCGACGCCGCGCTGGCGTGGCTGGCCCTGAGCGGACCGGTGCACGACAAACGACCGGCAGCTCAGTTCCTGCGCGAGCGTCGGGAGGACGCGAACGTCGGGTGCCCGATGGTCAGGACGAGGTGA
- a CDS encoding DUF349 domain-containing protein, producing the protein MNAAAEPTDTPDTDAPTSDAPETGEAVAPEAPAVAEPEATEPPQTEEAAVAETPAEEPAAEEPAADEPAAEEPAADEPAAEEPAADEPAAEEPAADESAAPAPTPAPGPRPMPRAPQTAVKPVTTPSAPAAAWGRVDDDGTVSVREGESWRVVGQYPDGTHEEALAYFERKFTDLASEVTLLEVRHRRGGASAADLRSAVALVRGKLTDAMAVGDLAALNARVDALDAELAEASESEVAAAREAVDQAVVHRTHLVEQAEALAARDPRSVQWKQATSEMSELFDKWQAHQQTGPRLPKSQAQALWKRFRDARAIVDKHRREFYAELDETHKVARDRKTRLVERAEALAPRGEDGIAAYRDLLDEWKNSGRAGKKVDDALWARFKAAGDALYGARAEREHADVEASREKIDARRALLVEAAAVSDEKNIAKARQLLTAIQRRWDDIGRIFPREAERALDDDLRKIEQALQTREQTDWKRNNPETKARANDMTRQLNDAIEKLEAEVEAARKAGDARAEAAATEALAARKAWLSALGG; encoded by the coding sequence GTGAACGCCGCAGCAGAGCCCACCGACACCCCCGACACCGACGCGCCCACCAGTGACGCACCCGAGACGGGTGAAGCCGTCGCGCCCGAGGCGCCGGCTGTGGCCGAGCCCGAAGCCACCGAGCCTCCTCAGACCGAGGAAGCCGCGGTCGCCGAAACGCCCGCCGAAGAGCCCGCGGCTGAAGAGCCCGCAGCCGACGAGCCCGCGGCTGAAGAGCCCGCAGCAGACGAGCCCGCGGCTGAAGAGCCCGCAGCAGACGAGCCCGCAGCTGAAGAGCCCGCAGCCGACGAGTCGGCAGCGCCCGCCCCGACTCCTGCTCCGGGACCGCGTCCGATGCCCCGCGCACCCCAGACGGCCGTCAAGCCCGTCACCACCCCGTCGGCTCCGGCCGCCGCGTGGGGCCGCGTCGACGATGACGGCACCGTGTCGGTGCGCGAGGGCGAATCCTGGCGCGTCGTCGGCCAGTACCCTGACGGCACGCACGAAGAGGCCCTGGCCTACTTCGAGCGCAAGTTCACCGACCTGGCCAGCGAAGTCACGCTGCTGGAGGTGCGTCACCGCCGCGGCGGCGCATCCGCTGCTGACCTGCGCTCGGCCGTGGCGCTGGTGCGCGGCAAGCTGACCGATGCCATGGCCGTCGGCGACCTCGCCGCGCTGAACGCCCGCGTGGACGCGTTGGATGCCGAGCTGGCCGAGGCATCCGAGTCCGAAGTCGCCGCAGCCCGCGAAGCCGTCGATCAGGCGGTGGTCCACCGCACCCATCTCGTGGAGCAGGCCGAGGCCCTCGCTGCCCGCGACCCCCGGTCGGTGCAGTGGAAGCAGGCCACAAGCGAGATGTCGGAGCTGTTCGACAAGTGGCAGGCGCACCAGCAGACCGGTCCGCGGCTTCCCAAGTCGCAGGCGCAGGCCCTGTGGAAGCGATTCCGCGACGCACGTGCGATCGTCGACAAGCACCGCCGCGAGTTCTACGCCGAGCTCGATGAGACGCACAAGGTCGCCCGCGACCGGAAGACCCGGCTGGTGGAGCGGGCCGAAGCGCTCGCCCCGCGTGGGGAAGACGGCATCGCCGCCTACCGCGACCTGCTCGACGAGTGGAAGAACTCCGGTCGTGCCGGCAAGAAGGTCGACGACGCGCTGTGGGCACGGTTCAAGGCCGCCGGTGACGCGCTGTACGGCGCCCGCGCCGAGCGTGAGCACGCGGATGTCGAGGCATCGCGGGAGAAGATCGACGCCCGTCGCGCCCTGCTGGTCGAGGCTGCAGCGGTGTCCGACGAGAAGAACATCGCCAAGGCCCGCCAGTTGCTCACCGCCATCCAGCGCCGCTGGGACGACATCGGGCGCATCTTCCCGCGCGAAGCGGAACGGGCCCTCGACGACGACCTCCGCAAGATCGAGCAGGCGTTGCAGACCCGCGAGCAGACCGACTGGAAGCGCAACAACCCCGAGACGAAGGCGCGTGCCAACGACATGACGCGTCAGCTCAACGACGCCATCGAGAAGCTCGAGGCCGAGGTCGAGGCTGCCCGCAAGGCCGGCGACGCCCGTGCCGAGGCCGCCGCCACTGAGGCGCTGGCCGCCCGCAAGGCGTGGTTGTCGGCACTCGGCGGCTGA
- a CDS encoding dioxygenase — protein sequence MAAAAKGHVDRAARERARVYQARQEYHRGQARRRVRDNVIAGVAGGALALAIIGGQVLYYTAGPGVPEPEPTPTPTQTPMPPTPEPTPTPEPTTTP from the coding sequence GTGGCAGCTGCGGCGAAGGGGCACGTCGATCGTGCCGCACGGGAGCGAGCGCGGGTCTATCAGGCACGCCAGGAGTACCACCGCGGGCAGGCTCGCCGCCGTGTTCGCGACAACGTGATCGCCGGCGTCGCCGGTGGCGCCCTCGCGCTGGCCATCATCGGCGGACAGGTGCTGTACTACACCGCAGGCCCCGGCGTACCCGAGCCGGAGCCGACCCCCACCCCGACACAGACCCCCATGCCGCCGACGCCCGAGCCAACGCCTACCCCTGAGCCGACAACCACCCCCTGA
- a CDS encoding bifunctional (p)ppGpp synthetase/guanosine-3',5'-bis(diphosphate) 3'-pyrophosphohydrolase: protein MTETVPAAQTSSLRRLVPRIFSRAARRDDVNQLLRTVRTHHPKGDLAIIERAYATADQAHEGQKRQSGEPYITHPLAVAQILADLGLGPRAIAAALLHDTVEDTDYPLDQLTADFGDEVAMLVDGVTKLDKVKYGDAAQAETVRKMIVAMSRDIRVLLIKLADRLHNARTWGFVPPEKAQKKATETLEIYAPLAHRLGIQAVKSELEDLSFAVLHPKLYAEIDSLVKQRTPQREQYVQSVIEAVESDLRELRIRGRIMGRPKQLYSVYQKMVVRGREFDDIYDLIGIRVLVNTVRDCYAVLGALHARWTPLPGRFKDYIATPKFNLYQSLHTTVIGPGGRTVEIQIRTNEMHQQAEYGVAAHWKYKERMAGGKIDPKSVESDMAWLAHISDWQAETADPGEFLDSLRFEIGAKEVYVFTPKGRVIGLTAGATPVDFAYAVHTEVGHRTMGAKVNGRLVPLESELKSGDVVEVFTSKNPDAGPSQDWLSFVKSTRARSKIRGWFTKERREEAIEQGKEAIARAMRRQNLPLQRLMSQDSFADVAHQLRYEDVSALYAAVGEGHVSTQSVIEKVTSLVSHDTTTGPIDLPHVGRSRQPRSSDSGILVRGAPDILVKLAKCCTPVPGDQVIGFVTRGSGVSVHRADCTNVQALMADRERLIDVEWAPTTKSLFLVHIQVEALDRSGLLSDVTRVLSEHHVNILSASVSTTNDRLAISRFVFEMGDTVHLDRVLNAVRRIDAVYDVYRVTSS from the coding sequence ATGACAGAGACGGTGCCTGCCGCCCAAACGTCGTCACTGCGCCGCCTCGTACCCCGCATCTTCTCGCGCGCGGCGCGTCGCGATGACGTCAACCAACTGCTGCGCACGGTGCGGACGCATCACCCCAAGGGTGATCTGGCGATCATCGAACGCGCCTACGCGACCGCCGATCAGGCCCACGAGGGTCAGAAGCGGCAGAGTGGCGAGCCGTACATCACCCACCCCCTCGCCGTCGCGCAGATCCTCGCCGACCTGGGTCTGGGACCTCGCGCGATCGCCGCCGCCCTGCTGCACGACACCGTCGAGGACACCGACTACCCGCTTGACCAGCTCACCGCCGACTTCGGCGACGAAGTCGCGATGCTCGTGGACGGCGTCACCAAGCTCGACAAGGTCAAGTACGGCGATGCGGCACAGGCCGAGACCGTGCGCAAGATGATCGTCGCGATGTCGCGCGACATCCGCGTGCTGCTGATCAAGCTGGCCGACCGCCTGCACAACGCGCGCACGTGGGGATTCGTCCCGCCCGAGAAGGCGCAGAAGAAGGCGACCGAGACTCTCGAGATCTACGCTCCGCTGGCACATCGGCTCGGCATCCAGGCTGTGAAGTCAGAGCTGGAAGACCTCTCGTTCGCGGTGCTGCACCCGAAGCTCTACGCCGAGATCGACAGTCTCGTCAAACAGCGCACCCCGCAGCGCGAGCAGTACGTGCAGTCCGTGATCGAAGCCGTCGAGTCGGATCTGCGGGAACTGCGCATCCGCGGCCGCATCATGGGCCGCCCCAAGCAGCTGTACTCCGTGTACCAGAAGATGGTCGTCCGAGGTCGCGAGTTCGACGACATCTACGACCTCATCGGCATCCGCGTTCTGGTGAACACCGTGCGCGACTGCTATGCCGTGCTCGGCGCCCTGCATGCCCGCTGGACGCCGCTGCCCGGCCGGTTCAAGGACTACATCGCCACGCCCAAGTTCAATCTCTATCAGTCGCTGCACACGACCGTCATCGGTCCTGGCGGACGCACGGTGGAGATCCAGATCCGCACCAACGAGATGCACCAGCAGGCCGAGTACGGCGTTGCGGCGCATTGGAAGTACAAGGAGCGGATGGCCGGCGGGAAGATCGACCCCAAGTCGGTCGAATCCGACATGGCGTGGCTCGCCCACATCTCCGACTGGCAGGCCGAGACGGCCGACCCGGGGGAGTTCCTGGACTCGCTGCGCTTCGAGATCGGCGCGAAAGAGGTCTACGTCTTCACGCCCAAGGGTCGCGTGATCGGACTGACCGCCGGGGCCACCCCGGTCGACTTCGCGTACGCCGTGCACACGGAAGTGGGCCACCGCACCATGGGTGCGAAGGTCAACGGCCGCCTGGTGCCGCTGGAGTCCGAGCTCAAGAGCGGCGACGTTGTCGAGGTGTTCACCTCGAAGAACCCCGATGCCGGCCCCAGCCAGGACTGGCTGAGCTTCGTCAAGAGCACGCGTGCGCGCAGCAAGATCCGCGGCTGGTTCACCAAGGAGCGCCGCGAAGAGGCGATCGAGCAGGGCAAGGAGGCCATCGCACGGGCGATGCGCCGCCAGAACCTGCCGCTGCAGCGTCTGATGAGTCAGGACTCGTTCGCCGATGTCGCGCACCAGCTGCGCTACGAGGACGTGTCGGCACTGTACGCCGCTGTCGGCGAGGGGCACGTCTCCACCCAGTCGGTGATCGAGAAGGTCACCTCGCTGGTCAGCCACGACACCACGACCGGTCCCATCGACCTACCGCACGTCGGTCGGTCCCGCCAGCCGCGCAGCAGTGACTCCGGCATCCTCGTACGCGGCGCACCGGACATCCTCGTCAAGCTGGCGAAGTGCTGCACTCCGGTGCCCGGCGATCAGGTGATCGGCTTCGTCACGCGCGGCAGCGGGGTCTCGGTGCACCGGGCGGACTGCACGAACGTGCAGGCGCTCATGGCCGATCGCGAGCGACTCATCGATGTCGAGTGGGCCCCCACGACCAAGAGCCTGTTCCTGGTGCACATCCAGGTGGAGGCCCTCGATCGCTCCGGCCTGCTCAGCGACGTGACCCGTGTGCTCAGCGAGCATCACGTCAACATCCTCTCGGCGAGCGTCTCGACGACCAACGACCGGCTGGCGATCAGCCGCTTCGTGTTCGAGATGGGCGACACCGTGCATCTGGACCGCGTACTGAACGCGGTTCGCCGCATCGACGCCGTCTACGACGTCTACCGCGTCACCTCGTCCTGA
- the secD gene encoding protein translocase subunit SecD: MATPTPVRHAWRALTGLLVITAIMFGINALGVHVFGKSSWLPELALDLQGGTQIVLEAQTEDGANPTAEQMDQAVTIIRQRVDASGVGEADVTTEGGRNIVVQIPGEADEATRERIERSAQLQLRAVLYTGAPANTFVGEDGAETPYPTPDPALPSEPTTEPTNGSDMAWVTPALEAAFLAYDCADPANDPASAPANEPLITCDPSGTVKYLLGPVELDGSAISDASHGIVQQNGQWAVNLVFDNEGTDTFGKISQRLYNQTAPLNQFAFVLDGDVLSAPSMNAVILDGKPQITGSFTQESAQTLADQLKYGALPLSFEVQSSSTISATLGSQQLQIGLIAGLIGLALVALYSVVVYRALGFIIIASLLVMGVLTYLALCILAWRMGFRLSLAGVAGVIVSIGFTADSFIVYFERIRDELRDGKSITGAVEDGWGRAKRTIYISKSINILAAVVLYVLADATVKGFAFTLGLTTVIDIVIFILFTHPVLQLLARTRFFGSGHPLSGLDPEALGAVYRGRAQFRNPTIAAKGAAGKRASRAKGEAERRQTIAERKQAELAASKRGSDSIRTKEGDH; encoded by the coding sequence GTGGCCACTCCCACTCCCGTCCGGCATGCCTGGCGCGCACTGACCGGACTCCTGGTCATCACCGCCATCATGTTCGGCATCAACGCGCTCGGCGTGCACGTGTTCGGCAAGAGCTCCTGGCTCCCCGAACTCGCCCTCGACCTGCAGGGCGGCACCCAGATCGTCCTGGAGGCGCAGACCGAGGACGGCGCCAATCCCACTGCCGAGCAGATGGACCAGGCGGTGACGATCATCCGTCAGCGCGTGGATGCCTCCGGCGTCGGCGAGGCGGATGTGACCACCGAGGGTGGCCGCAACATCGTGGTGCAGATCCCCGGTGAGGCCGACGAGGCGACACGGGAGCGCATCGAGCGCTCCGCTCAGCTGCAGTTGCGCGCCGTGCTGTACACCGGCGCGCCGGCGAACACGTTCGTCGGCGAAGACGGCGCCGAGACGCCCTATCCCACTCCGGACCCGGCACTGCCGTCCGAGCCCACCACCGAGCCCACAAACGGTAGCGACATGGCGTGGGTGACCCCGGCCCTGGAGGCCGCGTTCCTCGCCTACGACTGCGCGGATCCGGCGAACGACCCCGCGTCGGCGCCGGCGAACGAGCCGCTGATCACCTGTGACCCGTCGGGCACGGTCAAGTACCTCCTGGGCCCGGTAGAGCTGGACGGTTCGGCGATCTCCGATGCGAGTCACGGCATCGTGCAGCAGAACGGCCAGTGGGCCGTGAACCTCGTCTTCGACAACGAGGGCACCGACACGTTCGGCAAGATCAGCCAGCGGCTGTACAACCAGACCGCACCGCTGAACCAGTTCGCGTTCGTGCTGGACGGCGACGTGCTGTCTGCTCCGTCGATGAACGCCGTGATCCTCGACGGCAAGCCGCAGATCACCGGCAGCTTCACGCAGGAGTCGGCCCAGACCCTCGCCGACCAGCTCAAGTACGGCGCCCTGCCGCTGAGCTTCGAGGTGCAAAGCTCCAGCACGATCTCGGCCACGCTCGGCTCGCAGCAACTGCAGATCGGTCTGATCGCCGGCCTGATCGGTCTGGCGCTCGTGGCGCTGTACTCGGTCGTGGTCTACCGCGCGCTCGGGTTCATCATCATCGCTTCCCTGCTGGTCATGGGCGTGCTCACCTACCTCGCCCTGTGCATCCTGGCGTGGCGGATGGGCTTCCGCCTGTCGCTGGCCGGCGTCGCGGGTGTGATCGTCTCGATCGGCTTCACCGCCGACTCGTTCATCGTGTACTTCGAACGAATCCGTGACGAGTTGCGCGACGGCAAGAGCATCACCGGCGCGGTGGAAGACGGCTGGGGCCGCGCGAAGCGCACGATCTACATCTCCAAGTCGATCAACATCCTCGCCGCCGTCGTGCTGTACGTGCTTGCCGATGCCACGGTCAAGGGCTTCGCCTTCACGCTGGGGCTGACCACCGTCATCGACATCGTCATCTTCATCCTGTTCACCCACCCGGTGCTGCAACTGCTCGCCCGCACCCGGTTCTTCGGGTCCGGCCATCCGCTTTCCGGGCTCGATCCCGAAGCGCTCGGCGCGGTCTACCGGGGGCGCGCGCAGTTCCGCAATCCCACGATCGCGGCCAAGGGCGCGGCCGGAAAGCGCGCGAGCCGCGCCAAGGGCGAGGCCGAACGGCGGCAGACGATCGCCGAGCGCAAGCAAGCCGAGTTGGCCGCCAGCAAGCGCGGAAGCGATTCGATCCGCACGAAGGAGGGCGACCACTGA